DNA sequence from the bacterium genome:
AAACAAAATGAAAAAAAATCAACACCTGCTAAATAACTTAATCGGAGTTTATGATAAATTTATTTGAAACCCGCGCTAAAATTATTTGTACGATTGGTCCGTCATCGAGCGATTACGAAACTTTGGTACGGATGATTGATGCCGGGATGGATATTGCGCGTCTTAATTTTTCGCACGGCTCGCATGACGCGCATCGTCAGGTAATGGACAATATTCGTAAAGCGGCTGCGCAGGTTGGTAAGCAGGTAGCGCTTCTTCAGGATTTGCAAGGCCCTAAAATACGTGTGGGAGTTTTTAAAAACGGCCCTATTGATTTGCGTATCGGTGAAAAATTTACAATTACATCCAGGGATGTAGATGGTGATCAGCATATCGTTTCCACCACGTACAAAGAACTGCCCGGGGACGTAAAAGTCGGTGATGATTTACTTTTAGATGACGGACTACTTAGGCTGCGTGTCGTCTCTAAGACCGGTACCGATGTGGTGTGTGAAGTCATCATCGGCGGTGTGCTGAAAAATAACAAAGGGATCAATTTGCCCGGTGTGCATGTCAGCGCCCCTTCGTTGACGGAAAAAGATGCGGAGGATCTGCTTTTCGGCTTGGCTAATGACGTAGACTATGTCGCGCTTTCGTTTGTTCGCAAACCGGAAGATATACTTCATGTGAAAGAAGTGATACGTGCGCACGGCAAGAATACACCCGTCGTAGCGAAAATCGAAAAACCGGAAGCTATTGATTGTATAGAACGTATTATAGCGATAACGGACGGATTGATGGTTGCGCGCGGTGATCTTGGTGTTGAGATGAAAACCGAAGAAGTTCCGCCCATTCAGAAGCGATTGATTCATCTTTGCAACCGTGCCGGAGTGCCGGTGATCACGGCAACACAAATGCTTGATTCGATGGTTAACAATCCGCGTCCGACGCGTGCGGAGGCTTCGGACGTTGCCAATGCCATATTGGACGGTTCGGACGCCGTGATGTTATCGGCGGAAACAGCATCGGGTAAATATCCGGTGGAAACCATCGCCACCATGAAACAAATCATTAAACTGATCGAAAAAGAAATTCCCCACGATCAGAGCAAACGTCGCAAGACAGGCGTAGAATTGCAAATGATGCAGGAGGGGATAGCCATCGCCGCTTGCGGGCTTGCCGATATGCTAGAAGCCGATGCCATCGTTAATATTACGATGACGGGCGCTATGTCTAAGCTCGTGGCTAAACACCGTCCCGGTACACCCATCATTGCAATTACACATTCGGAGCAGGTATGCCGTCAACTTAATCTTGTGTGGGGCGTACGCGGCATCAATGTTGCTGATCTGAAAGAGGATATTGATGAAAGTATTGAAAAAGTTAAAAAAGATCTTGTAAAGCGTAAGATCCTATCTGCAGGCCAGCGTATCCTGATAACCGCAGGTTTGCCTTT
Encoded proteins:
- the pyk gene encoding pyruvate kinase encodes the protein MINLFETRAKIICTIGPSSSDYETLVRMIDAGMDIARLNFSHGSHDAHRQVMDNIRKAAAQVGKQVALLQDLQGPKIRVGVFKNGPIDLRIGEKFTITSRDVDGDQHIVSTTYKELPGDVKVGDDLLLDDGLLRLRVVSKTGTDVVCEVIIGGVLKNNKGINLPGVHVSAPSLTEKDAEDLLFGLANDVDYVALSFVRKPEDILHVKEVIRAHGKNTPVVAKIEKPEAIDCIERIIAITDGLMVARGDLGVEMKTEEVPPIQKRLIHLCNRAGVPVITATQMLDSMVNNPRPTRAEASDVANAILDGSDAVMLSAETASGKYPVETIATMKQIIKLIEKEIPHDQSKRRKTGVELQMMQEGIAIAACGLADMLEADAIVNITMTGAMSKLVAKHRPGTPIIAITHSEQVCRQLNLVWGVRGINVADLKEDIDESIEKVKKDLVKRKILSAGQRILITAGLPFGGRGATNTVRVETV